In Anaerobacillus sp. CMMVII, a single window of DNA contains:
- the groL gene encoding chaperonin GroEL (60 kDa chaperone family; promotes refolding of misfolded polypeptides especially under stressful conditions; forms two stacked rings of heptamers to form a barrel-shaped 14mer; ends can be capped by GroES; misfolded proteins enter the barrel where they are refolded when GroES binds) → MAKEIRFSEDARRAMLRGVDALADAVKVTLGPKGRNVVLEKKYGSPLITNDGVTIAKEIELEDAFENMGAKLVAEVASKTNDIAGDGTTTATVLAQAMIREGLKNVTSGANPMVLRKGIEKATAKAVEQLQAISKPIESKASIAQVAAISAADEEVGQLIAEAMERVGNDGVITIEESKGFTTELEVVEGMQFDRGYASPYMVTDSDKMEAVLDNPYILITDKKIASIQEILPVLEQVVQQGKPILLIAEDVEGEALATLVVNKLRGTFTAVAVKAPGFGDRRKAMLEDIATLTGGEVITEDLGLDLKSANITQLGRASKVVVTKENTTIVEGAGDSQKIAARVNQIRVQLEETTSEFDKEKLQERLAKLAGGVAVVKVGAATETELKEKKLRIEDALNSTRAAVEEGIVSGGGTALVNVISAVREIQAEGDELTGVNLVLRALEEPVRQIAHNAGLEGSVIVERLKHEEAGIGFNAATGQWVNMIEAGIVDPTKVTRSALQNAASVSAMFLTTEAVIADKPEEGGGGGMPDMAGMGGMGGMM, encoded by the coding sequence ATGGCAAAAGAAATTAGATTTAGCGAAGACGCACGTCGCGCAATGCTTCGTGGTGTCGATGCTTTGGCAGATGCCGTTAAAGTAACATTAGGACCAAAAGGAAGAAATGTTGTATTAGAAAAGAAATATGGTTCACCTCTTATTACAAATGATGGTGTAACAATTGCAAAAGAAATCGAACTTGAAGATGCATTTGAAAACATGGGTGCAAAATTAGTTGCTGAAGTTGCGAGCAAAACAAATGATATTGCTGGTGACGGTACAACTACTGCAACTGTTTTAGCACAAGCAATGATCCGTGAAGGATTAAAGAACGTAACAAGTGGCGCTAATCCAATGGTACTTCGTAAAGGTATCGAAAAAGCTACTGCTAAGGCTGTAGAACAACTTCAAGCAATCTCTAAACCAATCGAAAGCAAAGCTTCTATTGCACAAGTTGCTGCAATTTCTGCTGCTGACGAAGAAGTAGGACAATTAATTGCTGAAGCTATGGAGCGCGTTGGTAACGATGGTGTTATTACAATTGAAGAATCAAAAGGCTTCACAACTGAGTTAGAAGTTGTAGAAGGTATGCAATTTGACCGTGGATATGCTTCACCATACATGGTTACTGACTCAGATAAAATGGAAGCTGTTCTTGATAATCCATATATTCTTATTACTGATAAGAAAATTGCTAGCATTCAAGAAATCTTACCTGTGCTTGAGCAAGTTGTTCAACAAGGTAAGCCAATCTTATTAATTGCTGAAGATGTAGAAGGTGAAGCATTAGCAACTTTAGTTGTGAATAAGCTTCGCGGTACATTTACAGCTGTGGCTGTTAAAGCTCCAGGATTTGGTGACCGTCGTAAAGCTATGCTTGAAGACATCGCTACATTAACTGGTGGTGAAGTGATTACTGAAGATTTAGGTCTTGACCTTAAATCTGCTAACATCACTCAATTAGGTCGCGCTTCTAAGGTTGTTGTTACAAAAGAAAACACAACAATCGTAGAAGGTGCTGGCGACTCTCAAAAGATCGCAGCTCGCGTTAACCAAATTCGCGTACAATTAGAAGAAACTACTTCTGAATTTGATAAAGAAAAACTTCAAGAGCGTCTTGCTAAATTAGCTGGTGGAGTAGCAGTAGTTAAAGTTGGTGCTGCAACAGAAACTGAGCTAAAAGAGAAGAAGCTTCGTATTGAAGATGCACTTAACTCTACTCGTGCAGCTGTTGAAGAAGGAATCGTTTCTGGTGGTGGTACAGCCCTAGTGAACGTAATCAGCGCTGTTAGAGAAATTCAAGCTGAAGGCGACGAATTAACAGGTGTAAACCTTGTATTACGTGCTCTTGAAGAGCCAGTTCGTCAAATCGCTCACAATGCTGGCCTTGAAGGTTCAGTAATTGTTGAACGCTTAAAGCATGAAGAAGCAGGTATTGGTTTCAATGCAGCTACTGGTCAATGGGTAAACATGATCGAAGCTGGTATCGTTGACCCTACAAAAGTTACTCGTTCTGCACTTCAAAACGCAGCAAGCGTATCTGCAATGTTCTTAACAACAGAAGCAGTAATCGCTGACAAGCCTGAAGAAGGCGGCGGCGGTGGCATGCCAGACATGGCTGGCATGGGCGGAATGGGCGGCATGATGTAA
- a CDS encoding (Fe-S)-binding protein, whose amino-acid sequence MKVTLFTTCIVDFMAMNVGKATVEILEGLGHEIDYPMNQTCCGQPTYNTGYVEKTKNTIKHFIETFEHAEVIVSPSGSCVSFVKEYPHVLADDKEWKERAEKVAAKTYELSQFLVEVISVEDFSAKLPGKAVYHHNCHTARFLKVKEQPLKLLSKVEGLELVDFHNSDKCCGFGGTFSVKMGDISAEVADEKARYIQEATPDYLIGADFACLMNIGGRLSRLGSNIKVMHIAEVLNSK is encoded by the coding sequence ATGAAAGTAACATTATTTACAACCTGTATTGTAGATTTTATGGCAATGAATGTCGGTAAAGCTACCGTTGAAATACTTGAAGGTCTGGGGCATGAGATCGATTATCCTATGAACCAAACATGTTGCGGGCAACCCACGTACAACACTGGATACGTAGAGAAAACAAAAAATACAATTAAGCATTTTATCGAAACGTTTGAACATGCTGAAGTGATTGTTTCACCTTCAGGTTCTTGTGTTTCATTTGTAAAAGAATATCCACATGTTTTAGCTGATGATAAAGAATGGAAAGAAAGAGCTGAAAAAGTTGCAGCAAAAACATATGAATTATCTCAATTTTTAGTTGAGGTTATTAGTGTAGAAGACTTTTCTGCAAAACTTCCAGGAAAGGCTGTTTACCACCACAACTGCCATACAGCAAGATTTTTAAAAGTGAAAGAACAGCCATTAAAACTTCTTTCGAAAGTAGAAGGTCTAGAATTAGTAGATTTCCATAACTCGGATAAGTGTTGCGGGTTTGGTGGTACCTTCTCTGTTAAGATGGGAGATATTTCAGCTGAAGTTGCTGATGAAAAAGCAAGGTATATCCAAGAAGCTACCCCTGATTATTTGATAGGTGCAGACTTTGCTTGTCTAATGAATATTGGTGGACGTTTAAGTAGACTTGGTTCAAATATCAAAGTAATGCATATTGCTGAAGTGCTAAATTCTAAATAG
- the groES gene encoding co-chaperone GroES, producing the protein MLKPLGDRIVIEQVETEEKTASGIVLPDTAKEKPQEGRVVAVGSGRVLESGERVALEVKEGDKVIFSKYAGTEVKLDGKEYLILRENDVLAIVD; encoded by the coding sequence TTGTTAAAGCCATTAGGTGATCGTATTGTGATTGAACAAGTTGAAACTGAAGAAAAAACTGCTAGCGGGATTGTACTTCCTGATACAGCGAAAGAAAAGCCACAAGAGGGCCGTGTTGTTGCTGTAGGTTCTGGACGTGTCCTAGAGAGCGGCGAGCGAGTTGCGTTAGAAGTAAAAGAAGGAGATAAAGTAATCTTCTCTAAATACGCAGGCACTGAAGTTAAACTTGATGGTAAAGAATACTTAATCCTTCGTGAAAACGACGTATTAGCGATCGTAGACTAA